The uncultured Desulfuromonas sp. genome has a segment encoding these proteins:
- a CDS encoding AEC family transporter: MFFDIVEIVLPVFLVIILGWCLRRVRLIDEAFLYQVNRLVYYVCLPLLLFYKIATADFGRNFNASMVLATMACVFVGFAVSYAYAAWRRYPPDKLGTFAQGSFRGNLAYMGLAIVFNAHGDEGLTRASVLMGFLVPLYNLLAVSALLLPHRHSGAGKGWRFWSMQVIENPLILAACAGIVWSYFSWPLPVVIERGLKIATGMTLPLALLSLGGAFSLNRLRGDLVCAGMAMGTKLLWMPLLAYVLLRYLGVGGLDLQVGVLLSAAPTAMATFIMAQQMKGDAELAGSIVVMTTAMSALSYTLILYLLRSYS; this comes from the coding sequence ATGTTTTTCGACATCGTTGAAATCGTCTTACCGGTTTTTCTCGTCATCATTCTTGGCTGGTGCCTGCGTCGCGTCCGGTTGATTGATGAAGCTTTTTTGTATCAGGTCAATCGACTGGTCTATTACGTCTGTCTGCCGTTGCTGCTGTTTTATAAAATTGCCACCGCCGATTTCGGACGTAATTTTAACGCCTCAATGGTGTTGGCGACCATGGCCTGTGTCTTTGTCGGTTTTGCCGTGTCGTATGCCTATGCCGCCTGGCGCCGCTATCCGCCTGATAAATTGGGGACTTTTGCTCAGGGGTCGTTTCGCGGCAATCTCGCCTACATGGGGCTGGCGATTGTGTTTAACGCCCATGGTGATGAAGGGTTGACCCGCGCCAGTGTGTTGATGGGCTTTCTGGTGCCGCTGTATAACCTGCTCGCGGTCTCCGCGCTGCTGTTGCCGCATCGTCATAGCGGTGCGGGCAAGGGCTGGCGATTCTGGTCGATGCAGGTAATTGAAAACCCGCTGATCTTAGCGGCCTGTGCGGGCATTGTCTGGAGTTATTTTTCCTGGCCGTTGCCCGTCGTAATTGAGCGTGGACTGAAGATTGCCACCGGCATGACATTGCCGCTGGCGCTGCTGTCTCTCGGGGGCGCTTTCTCCCTCAATCGGTTGCGCGGTGATCTGGTGTGTGCCGGTATGGCTATGGGTACCAAGTTGTTGTGGATGCCGCTACTGGCCTATGTGTTGCTGCGCTATCTTGGTGTTGGCGGCCTTGATCTTCAGGTTGGTGTTTTATTGTCGGCCGCGCCGACGGCGATGGCCACCTTTATCATGGCTCAACAGATGAAGGGCGATGCCGAACTTGCGGGCTCCATCGTGGTGATGACCACGGCCATGTCGGCGCTCAGCTATACGTTGATTCTTTATCTGTTGCGCAGTTATTCCTGA
- a CDS encoding SprT-like domain-containing protein, which produces MTLYDFASRHELWHHVEQAVVALVVDAEAFLNRISAVPIKASSATRSLGCYYSRGAEPRCIRLQFAQESDALQQTFLHEVAHLCDHLLAFQGNVYRGGHGKTWQAWARALHVSAQRCGHSPAVAKLHQQRLKVVAVCERCQEPIYRLRRLPARRQYRHARCGGRLRPV; this is translated from the coding sequence ATGACCCTTTATGACTTTGCCAGCCGCCATGAACTATGGCACCATGTTGAACAGGCCGTTGTTGCATTGGTTGTCGATGCTGAGGCGTTTCTAAACCGAATCAGCGCTGTGCCGATTAAGGCCAGTTCCGCCACTCGTTCCTTGGGGTGCTATTACTCCCGTGGCGCAGAGCCTCGCTGTATCCGGCTGCAATTTGCTCAGGAGAGTGACGCACTCCAACAGACGTTTCTTCATGAAGTCGCTCATCTGTGTGATCATCTCCTGGCCTTTCAGGGCAATGTGTATCGCGGTGGGCACGGTAAAACCTGGCAGGCGTGGGCCAGGGCTCTGCATGTCTCAGCGCAGAGGTGTGGTCACAGTCCTGCTGTTGCGAAGCTTCATCAGCAACGGCTTAAAGTAGTTGCCGTGTGTGAGCGGTGCCAGGAGCCGATTTATCGTCTGCGACGGTTACCGGCGCGACGTCAGTATCGTCATGCCCGATGTGGCGGACGGTTGCGTCCGGTGTAA
- a CDS encoding GNAT family N-acetyltransferase has translation MSIVPATASDWQAFNRLADQQGWDVPHNELSFYLQSLNSYCYALKSAQQVQGFVTAVLHGQTAWIGNLIIDPGLRGQGLGGYLFDFILQQLWKAGAVSIWLTASNQGRPLYERRGFELVDEMVRLRVKGSGTDNGDDSLTPVELEKLYAVDSAAWGDCRSAMLSHLGRRSQLLQHKTQTALVQFDPFGGILGPWYGCDGFSSDDTSLVEEAQGLVSSETDLICDLRASSVSLSAFSRLGSVTQGENVLMAVGNHSGCSLSSMIALASLGSMG, from the coding sequence ATGAGCATCGTTCCGGCCACGGCCAGTGACTGGCAGGCCTTTAATCGCCTGGCCGATCAGCAAGGGTGGGATGTGCCGCACAATGAATTGAGCTTTTATCTGCAAAGTCTTAACAGCTATTGCTATGCGCTTAAATCCGCACAACAGGTTCAAGGCTTTGTTACCGCGGTACTTCACGGCCAAACAGCTTGGATCGGCAACCTTATTATCGATCCTGGCTTACGTGGTCAGGGACTTGGCGGATACCTGTTTGATTTTATCCTCCAGCAGTTATGGAAAGCCGGCGCTGTCAGCATCTGGTTGACGGCATCGAATCAGGGGCGCCCCCTGTATGAACGGCGTGGTTTTGAGCTCGTGGACGAGATGGTGCGTTTACGCGTCAAAGGGTCCGGCACCGACAACGGTGATGATTCTCTTACCCCGGTAGAGCTTGAAAAATTATATGCTGTTGATTCAGCGGCTTGGGGGGATTGCCGCAGCGCGATGTTATCCCATCTTGGCCGACGAAGTCAGTTGCTACAGCATAAAACCCAGACCGCTCTTGTACAGTTTGATCCGTTTGGGGGAATTCTCGGCCCCTGGTATGGCTGCGACGGTTTTTCCAGCGATGACACCAGCCTGGTGGAGGAGGCGCAAGGCCTTGTTTCCAGCGAAACCGATCTTATCTGTGATCTGCGTGCTTCCAGCGTCTCATTGTCGGCGTTCTCCCGCCTGGGGTCTGTGACTCAGGGCGAAAACGTTCTGATGGCCGTCGGCAACCACAGCGGTTGTTCCTTGAGCTCCATGATCGCCCTGGCCAGTCTTGGCAGTATGGGCTGA
- a CDS encoding transcription elongation factor GreAB: protein MDKERLRQCIIEKIEQDVELALAAAKAAHEAAINEETQPDNKYDTLALESSYIAQGHANRAQALKKALDVYKKIEMQTFAPYEPFYLTALVGIEYEDGRMRQLFLGPEAGGLKVECDGEDVVVITPGSPLCGVLLGKQVGDVVSSGRATDKEFEIISVC, encoded by the coding sequence ATGGACAAAGAACGTTTGCGGCAATGCATTATTGAAAAAATTGAGCAAGATGTTGAACTGGCTCTGGCCGCGGCCAAGGCGGCACATGAAGCCGCCATCAATGAAGAAACCCAACCGGATAATAAATACGATACTCTGGCTCTCGAATCTTCTTATATTGCGCAGGGTCATGCGAATCGAGCTCAAGCACTAAAAAAAGCGCTGGACGTTTATAAAAAAATCGAAATGCAGACCTTTGCCCCTTATGAACCGTTTTATCTCACGGCATTGGTGGGGATCGAATATGAAGATGGCCGTATGCGCCAATTGTTTCTCGGACCTGAAGCGGGCGGACTGAAGGTGGAGTGTGACGGAGAGGATGTTGTTGTTATTACTCCCGGCTCCCCTTTGTGTGGTGTTTTACTCGGTAAACAAGTCGGTGATGTGGTGAGTTCCGGACGGGCAACCGACAAGGAATTCGAGATCATTTCGGTCTGCTGA
- a CDS encoding SelT/SelW/SelH family (seleno)protein: MDVTIEYCQQUSYRPKAARLAARLKQCFDAETTLVPSRGGVFEVTVDGKKIYSKKQTGQFPVEDDLIALLRT; this comes from the coding sequence ATGGACGTGACGATTGAATACTGTCAGCAGTGAAGTTACCGTCCCAAAGCAGCCCGTTTGGCCGCCAGATTGAAGCAGTGCTTTGACGCGGAAACGACCCTGGTTCCCTCCCGTGGCGGCGTGTTTGAAGTGACTGTGGACGGAAAAAAGATTTATTCTAAAAAGCAAACCGGTCAATTCCCGGTGGAAGATGACTTGATTGCGCTGTTGCGTACCTGA
- a CDS encoding FKBP-type peptidyl-prolyl cis-trans isomerase codes for MKKAQKGDQVSFNFIVRLDDGSIIDSTYDEDECETDQEIASGPMELTIGDGTFFTQVEQALVDMVEGATKNVVVPAEDAFGPYDPEQVFSLQREQIPMDFTPEEGDLLELSAEDSEHAEVVKVLAVGDDEITFDANHPYAGQRLNCEITLEKILS; via the coding sequence ATGAAAAAGGCACAAAAAGGTGATCAGGTTTCCTTTAACTTCATTGTCCGTCTCGATGATGGAAGCATCATTGATTCCACGTATGATGAGGACGAATGTGAAACGGACCAGGAGATCGCGTCTGGACCAATGGAACTGACCATTGGTGACGGAACGTTTTTCACACAGGTGGAACAAGCTCTTGTAGACATGGTTGAAGGAGCGACAAAAAACGTTGTGGTTCCGGCAGAAGATGCTTTCGGGCCCTATGACCCCGAGCAGGTGTTCTCTTTGCAACGAGAGCAGATCCCCATGGATTTCACGCCGGAGGAAGGCGATCTGCTGGAACTCAGCGCCGAAGACAGTGAACATGCTGAAGTGGTCAAAGTGCTGGCTGTGGGCGATGATGAAATCACTTTTGACGCCAACCATCCTTACGCCGGTCAGCGTTTGAATTGCGAAATCACCCTTGAAAAAATTTTGAGCTGA
- a CDS encoding phospholipase A, which produces MALLRVLFVGLLLLFSGAATSVAADAVLTSFQRDFLNAVQGGEYDDLTVQELRELLQKQQKIEKCVPECDKFAEDTEADSAVDQRLTSEKLAAYLPFSIIPHKRNYLLPVTYNTHVNSEPFEADDDDMDRFEVKFQFSFKVPVWQNIIGNADLWAAYTNLSFWQAYNEPFSSPFRETNHEPELFLTIENDTKILGLTNSLILIGLNHQSNGQGGTLSRSWNRLYLQFILDRGNFVMSFTPWYRFEEDREDDDNPDIDKYLGYGEITLGYKWEKHVFSVMLRNNLRQNSNKGAVQVDWTFPLTSHLKGYIQYFNGYGESLIDYNASSNRFGFGVVLSDLF; this is translated from the coding sequence ATGGCATTGTTGAGAGTGCTGTTCGTTGGACTGTTATTGCTCTTTTCAGGCGCGGCAACCAGTGTGGCGGCCGATGCGGTGCTCACGTCTTTTCAACGTGATTTTCTCAATGCGGTACAGGGCGGTGAGTACGATGATCTTACCGTCCAGGAGCTGCGTGAGCTGTTACAGAAGCAGCAGAAGATTGAAAAGTGTGTGCCGGAATGTGATAAATTTGCCGAGGACACTGAAGCCGATTCGGCCGTTGATCAACGTCTGACCAGTGAAAAACTGGCGGCCTATCTGCCTTTTTCAATCATTCCCCATAAACGCAACTACCTGTTACCCGTAACCTATAATACCCACGTCAATTCAGAGCCTTTCGAGGCGGATGATGACGATATGGATCGTTTCGAGGTTAAATTTCAATTCAGCTTCAAGGTTCCGGTATGGCAAAATATTATCGGGAATGCGGATTTATGGGCCGCGTATACCAATCTGTCTTTCTGGCAGGCGTATAATGAGCCGTTTTCCAGTCCATTTCGTGAGACCAACCACGAGCCGGAGCTGTTTTTGACCATTGAAAACGATACGAAGATTTTGGGCTTGACCAATTCACTGATTTTGATCGGGTTGAATCATCAGTCCAATGGTCAAGGGGGAACGTTGTCGCGCAGTTGGAATCGACTTTATCTTCAGTTTATTCTCGACCGGGGCAACTTTGTTATGAGCTTCACACCTTGGTATCGCTTTGAAGAAGATCGCGAGGACGATGACAATCCGGATATCGACAAGTATCTCGGCTATGGGGAAATCACGTTGGGCTATAAATGGGAAAAACATGTTTTTTCCGTCATGCTGCGTAACAATTTACGCCAGAACAGCAATAAGGGAGCTGTTCAGGTGGACTGGACGTTCCCATTGACGTCTCATCTTAAGGGCTACATCCAGTATTTTAACGGTTATGGAGAAAGTCTGATCGACTATAATGCTTCATCCAATCGTTTCGGCTTCGGGGTGGTACTCAGCGATTTGTTCTGA
- a CDS encoding pyridoxal phosphate-dependent aminotransferase, with amino-acid sequence MNQPFDFDQVIDRHGSDSLKWGVYPPEILPMWVADMDFPSPPEVLNALHQRIDHGVFGYALATQDVTDSVVNWLQKRYDWTIDPQWLVWLPGLVPALHAACHAFTETDQEVVTFSPVYPPFLSAPKTCLRPHRDIPLTRDQSRYTFDLQRLDEQLTDKSRLLLLCHPHNPVGRAFEHQELMALAEQCLKHNLIICSDEIHCDLILNATRHIPFACLSEEIAQRTVTLMSAAKTFNIAGLNCGFAIIANPTLRRQFTRAAQGMIPHPNALGYAATQAAYGQGEPWRQALVDYLRGNRDYLQQALAQRLPMLTMDEVEATYLAWINVSALNDSTPTFFEQAGLGFSAGEPFGDSQFIRLNFGCPRSTLEQALHRLEQALSPC; translated from the coding sequence ATGAATCAGCCTTTCGATTTTGACCAAGTTATCGATAGACACGGCAGCGACAGCCTCAAATGGGGTGTTTATCCTCCAGAGATCCTGCCCATGTGGGTGGCGGACATGGACTTCCCTTCCCCGCCTGAAGTGCTCAATGCCCTGCATCAGCGCATTGATCACGGGGTGTTCGGCTACGCTCTGGCCACGCAGGATGTGACCGACAGCGTCGTCAACTGGTTGCAGAAACGTTACGACTGGACCATCGATCCTCAATGGCTGGTTTGGCTGCCCGGTCTGGTTCCGGCCCTGCATGCCGCCTGTCATGCGTTCACCGAAACAGACCAGGAGGTGGTGACCTTCTCTCCGGTCTATCCACCGTTCCTCAGTGCGCCGAAAACCTGCCTGCGCCCTCACCGCGACATCCCGCTGACCCGCGATCAGAGTCGCTACACCTTTGATCTGCAACGTCTCGACGAGCAGTTGACGGATAAAAGCCGCCTGCTCCTGCTGTGCCATCCGCACAATCCGGTTGGTCGCGCTTTTGAACACCAGGAACTCATGGCCCTGGCTGAACAGTGTCTCAAACACAACCTGATCATCTGCAGCGATGAAATCCACTGCGACCTGATCCTCAACGCGACCCGCCACATTCCGTTCGCCTGCTTGAGCGAGGAGATCGCCCAGCGCACGGTTACCCTGATGTCGGCGGCAAAAACCTTTAATATTGCCGGGCTCAACTGCGGCTTTGCCATCATCGCCAATCCGACCCTGCGTCGTCAGTTTACCCGTGCCGCTCAGGGAATGATTCCTCATCCCAATGCCCTCGGTTATGCCGCCACCCAAGCGGCCTACGGCCAAGGAGAACCCTGGCGTCAGGCCTTGGTGGACTATCTGCGTGGCAACCGCGACTATCTCCAGCAGGCATTGGCGCAACGTTTGCCCATGCTGACGATGGACGAGGTAGAAGCCACGTACCTGGCATGGATTAACGTCAGCGCCCTGAACGACTCTACACCCACATTTTTCGAACAGGCCGGACTGGGATTCTCCGCTGGAGAGCCGTTTGGTGACAGTCAGTTTATCCGGCTTAATTTCGGTTGTCCGCGATCCACCCTGGAACAAGCATTACACCGACTGGAACAAGCCCTTTCCCCGTGCTGA
- the ovoA gene encoding 5-histidylcysteine sulfoxide synthase: MIERTNLNRHHDPALKTATMPALTGNDAEEKRREFLDYFRKTYAIDEALYDTLRYEESFYRRADPLRHPLIFYYGHTAAFYINKLVVARLVDQRIDPRFESIFAIGVDEMSWDDLDESHYDWPTVSEVASYRRQVKEQVETLITTLPLELPITWESPWWALVMGMEHQRIHLETSSVLIRQLPLKLLFEPSIWQTDPDQGDAPKNTLRNIPGGKITVGRALDSPYYGWDCEYGAQSFSLEAFAVSQYLVSNGEYRAFVEQGGYSEQRWWTDEGWRWCQYQQATMPRFWRRTDEGYRLRTMLTERPMPWNWPVEVNYLEAKAFCNWKAAQTAHPIRLPSEAEWLHWHDQANPGYSHAETTTPANINLNQAASSCPVDRFTWNGFGDAIGNVWQWTETAVDSLPGFRIHPYYDDFSTPTFDSRHNVIKGGSWISTGNEATRDARYAFRRHFYQHAGFRYVASDQPLAEAVPSKENDPQIARLCHDHYGRKENNFMQQLAQLAVAAVPEQNRERALQVGCEAGRGTFELARAFDEVIGVDLSANMIRRAVEMAENGHTGYQLIEEGELISHHEVTLEDVGLTGVADNVTFLQADPCNLKPQYHGFDLIIVSQILERLYDPGKFLDSLAARLTPGGVVVIASSYDWDDQRTDPHNRIGGQRIDGEPVSGPQALAACLQPSFDFVERHTLSRKLHRDRYSALWQQSDVTLWRKREDA, from the coding sequence ATGATTGAGCGCACCAACCTGAACCGTCATCACGATCCTGCCCTGAAAACAGCCACGATGCCGGCGTTAACCGGCAATGATGCCGAAGAAAAACGGCGCGAATTTCTTGACTATTTCCGTAAAACCTATGCCATTGATGAAGCCCTGTACGATACATTGCGTTACGAAGAGAGCTTTTATCGCCGCGCGGACCCGTTGCGCCATCCGCTGATCTTCTACTATGGTCATACCGCCGCGTTTTACATCAACAAACTGGTGGTGGCCCGGCTTGTTGACCAGCGCATCGACCCGCGGTTTGAATCCATTTTTGCCATCGGTGTTGATGAGATGTCGTGGGACGATCTCGATGAAAGCCATTACGACTGGCCGACGGTTTCCGAAGTTGCCAGCTATCGTCGCCAGGTCAAAGAGCAGGTCGAAACACTCATCACCACCCTGCCCCTCGAATTACCCATCACTTGGGAAAGCCCTTGGTGGGCACTGGTCATGGGCATGGAACATCAGCGCATTCATCTGGAAACCTCGTCGGTACTGATCCGTCAGCTGCCACTGAAACTGCTCTTCGAGCCTTCCATATGGCAAACCGATCCAGATCAGGGCGATGCCCCGAAAAATACCCTTAGAAACATCCCCGGCGGGAAGATCACCGTTGGTCGAGCTCTCGATTCTCCCTATTACGGTTGGGACTGCGAATATGGCGCTCAATCGTTTTCGCTTGAAGCGTTTGCTGTCAGTCAGTACCTGGTCAGTAACGGAGAATATCGCGCCTTTGTTGAACAGGGCGGCTACAGCGAACAACGTTGGTGGACCGATGAAGGCTGGCGCTGGTGTCAGTATCAACAGGCCACCATGCCGCGCTTCTGGCGCAGGACGGATGAAGGCTACAGGTTGCGAACCATGCTGACAGAACGCCCCATGCCATGGAACTGGCCGGTGGAAGTGAATTATCTCGAAGCCAAGGCGTTTTGCAATTGGAAGGCGGCACAAACTGCCCATCCCATACGCCTGCCCAGTGAAGCTGAGTGGCTGCATTGGCACGATCAGGCCAATCCGGGTTACAGCCATGCCGAGACAACAACCCCGGCGAATATTAACCTCAACCAGGCGGCATCCAGTTGTCCGGTGGACCGCTTTACCTGGAATGGCTTCGGCGACGCGATCGGCAATGTCTGGCAGTGGACGGAAACCGCAGTCGATAGTTTGCCGGGATTCCGCATCCACCCCTATTATGATGATTTCTCCACCCCGACCTTTGACAGCCGGCACAACGTGATTAAAGGCGGCTCGTGGATCTCTACCGGCAACGAAGCGACTCGCGACGCACGCTATGCTTTTCGCCGTCATTTTTATCAGCATGCCGGATTCCGCTATGTTGCTTCGGACCAGCCTCTGGCTGAAGCGGTGCCGAGCAAGGAGAACGATCCGCAGATTGCCCGACTGTGCCATGACCACTATGGCCGCAAAGAAAATAACTTCATGCAGCAACTGGCGCAACTGGCCGTCGCTGCGGTGCCGGAGCAGAACCGAGAACGGGCCTTGCAGGTCGGCTGTGAAGCCGGACGCGGCACCTTTGAGCTGGCGCGTGCTTTTGATGAGGTGATCGGCGTTGATCTGTCCGCCAACATGATCCGCCGCGCCGTGGAGATGGCCGAAAACGGTCACACCGGCTATCAACTGATTGAGGAAGGCGAACTGATTTCACATCACGAAGTGACACTGGAGGATGTGGGGTTAACCGGCGTTGCCGATAACGTCACGTTTCTGCAGGCTGACCCGTGTAATTTGAAACCGCAATACCATGGTTTCGACCTGATCATCGTCAGCCAGATACTCGAACGGCTCTACGATCCGGGCAAATTTCTCGATAGTTTGGCCGCCCGGCTCACTCCGGGCGGTGTTGTGGTGATTGCCAGCAGTTACGACTGGGACGACCAGCGCACCGATCCGCATAATCGTATTGGCGGACAACGCATTGACGGCGAACCGGTCAGCGGTCCGCAGGCACTCGCGGCATGCCTGCAACCCTCCTTTGACTTTGTGGAACGCCACACTCTGAGCCGTAAACTGCATCGTGACCGCTACAGCGCCTTGTGGCAACAGAGCGATGTCACCCTGTGGCGCAAACGCGAGGATGCCTGA
- a CDS encoding OmpA family protein, whose protein sequence is MRNMLKICAVLAVLLYLAGCSQPMSRTQKGAGIGAATGALAGALIGQAAGGDTEATLIGAGVGAAVGAGTGAGIGYYMDQQEQAMRDALASVEGVKIDRDGNILYVTFRSDNQFDIGSFTLRATAQQDVARLAAILTEYHKTTILVAGHTDSTGSEEYNQGLSERRATAVRNILVASGVASTRITTVGFGESAPIADNNTEYGRQLNRRVALKITPI, encoded by the coding sequence ATGCGTAATATGCTTAAGATTTGTGCTGTGCTGGCTGTCCTGCTTTATCTGGCAGGTTGTTCTCAACCGATGAGCCGCACCCAGAAAGGTGCCGGAATTGGTGCCGCGACCGGCGCCCTTGCCGGTGCCCTGATCGGGCAGGCCGCTGGTGGAGACACCGAAGCAACCTTGATTGGTGCCGGAGTCGGTGCTGCTGTCGGTGCAGGAACCGGGGCCGGCATCGGCTATTACATGGATCAGCAAGAGCAGGCAATGCGCGATGCTCTGGCTTCCGTTGAAGGCGTAAAAATCGATCGTGATGGCAATATTCTTTATGTCACGTTTCGTTCCGATAATCAGTTTGACATCGGCTCGTTTACTCTCCGGGCCACCGCCCAGCAGGATGTCGCCCGTTTAGCGGCTATCCTTACCGAATACCATAAGACGACAATCCTCGTTGCCGGTCATACCGACAGCACGGGGAGTGAAGAATACAATCAGGGGCTTTCTGAACGACGTGCTACGGCGGTACGTAATATCCTGGTTGCCAGCGGTGTTGCTTCAACCCGCATTACCACAGTCGGTTTCGGCGAAAGTGCTCCGATTGCGGATAATAACACCGAATACGGCCGCCAGCTTAATCGGCGTGTGGCCCTGAAAATCACACCAATCTAA
- a CDS encoding TAXI family TRAP transporter solute-binding subunit: MNKKLMSLLWLVVAALLVLPTGSAFAAKKRLAFSGGPDGGTFQYFSNGMSTRLSKDLADVEVTNMASAGSVENIRRVNSGDADFGIAYSGDTYLARHGKLPKDPNNYANVHAISYLYGAPAHLVVLEDSGITKVEDLKGKRVAVGGAGSGAAASAQRYFTSLGLWDHMNVEFIGYSKAASAMGDRLIDAMWVFAGFPNASVIQAAASNRVRVLSTVSAGEKAGFFTTFPFYTQVTIPAGTYSGVDYDVTTFQDSALWVANASLDPQLVYEATKNIFSPRSLAYLVKVKSTAKAMSVEGALSGIVTPVSQGAAKFWQEKGLTLTDAQKP, translated from the coding sequence ATGAACAAAAAACTGATGAGTTTGCTGTGGCTGGTGGTAGCGGCATTGCTGGTGCTGCCGACGGGTAGTGCCTTTGCCGCCAAGAAACGTTTGGCATTTTCCGGTGGACCGGACGGCGGGACTTTCCAGTATTTTTCCAACGGAATGTCCACGCGCCTGTCCAAAGATCTGGCGGATGTCGAAGTGACCAATATGGCCTCTGCGGGATCGGTGGAAAATATCCGCCGGGTCAATTCCGGTGATGCGGATTTCGGCATTGCCTATTCCGGTGATACTTATCTGGCGCGCCATGGTAAGTTGCCAAAAGATCCTAATAACTATGCGAATGTCCACGCTATTTCCTATCTCTACGGTGCGCCGGCTCATCTGGTCGTGCTTGAAGACAGTGGCATCACCAAAGTGGAAGATCTCAAAGGAAAGCGTGTTGCCGTCGGTGGTGCCGGTTCCGGTGCAGCCGCCTCGGCTCAGCGTTACTTTACTTCCCTGGGCTTGTGGGATCATATGAACGTCGAGTTTATCGGTTACAGTAAGGCTGCTTCGGCGATGGGCGACCGGCTGATTGACGCCATGTGGGTATTTGCCGGATTCCCCAATGCGTCCGTGATTCAAGCGGCTGCCAGTAACCGGGTACGGGTTCTTTCCACCGTTTCTGCCGGAGAAAAAGCCGGATTTTTCACGACGTTTCCTTTCTACACGCAGGTGACAATTCCGGCCGGTACTTACAGTGGTGTCGATTATGATGTCACGACTTTTCAGGATTCCGCTCTGTGGGTTGCCAATGCGTCTCTTGACCCGCAACTGGTTTATGAAGCGACTAAAAATATCTTCTCTCCACGCTCATTGGCGTATCTGGTCAAGGTGAAAAGCACTGCCAAGGCAATGTCCGTCGAAGGCGCGTTGAGCGGTATTGTGACGCCGGTCAGTCAGGGGGCTGCGAAATTCTGGCAGGAGAAGGGACTGACCCTGACGGATGCTCAAAAACCGTAA
- a CDS encoding cold-shock protein codes for MADGTVKWFNDAKGFGFIEQDNGPDVFVHFSEIQGEGFKSLAEGERVTFEITDGQKGPQAANVVKQ; via the coding sequence ATGGCAGATGGTACAGTTAAGTGGTTCAACGACGCAAAAGGTTTTGGTTTTATCGAGCAGGACAATGGACCTGATGTGTTCGTTCATTTCTCAGAAATCCAGGGTGAAGGCTTCAAATCTCTCGCAGAAGGTGAGCGTGTCACTTTCGAGATCACTGATGGCCAGAAAGGCCCTCAAGCCGCAAACGTTGTGAAGCAGTAA
- a CDS encoding 3'-5' exonuclease, which translates to MRQGIVMHRARTQQELVVLDFETSGMAPQRGDRAIEVGAVKVSDGRIIDHFESLMNPGFRISSFIEEFTGITNDALRQAPACEEVMHQFARFIGGAPLVAHNASFDQRFLKSEFARIGECKPLRFGCSMLVARRLYPDAPNHKLATLVAYKNLPSQGLFHRALADAEMTAHLWIEMEREVCRRCQVEAVPFEILRGLGKVPPKKIAAHLEKLLPLQSGSLMLS; encoded by the coding sequence ATGAGGCAAGGCATTGTCATGCACAGGGCACGGACACAACAGGAACTGGTTGTACTCGATTTTGAAACCAGTGGAATGGCACCACAACGAGGTGATCGCGCCATTGAGGTCGGAGCGGTTAAAGTTTCCGATGGACGGATTATCGATCATTTTGAAAGTCTGATGAATCCGGGCTTCAGAATCAGCTCGTTTATTGAGGAGTTTACCGGAATTACCAACGACGCGTTAAGGCAAGCTCCGGCCTGCGAAGAGGTGATGCACCAGTTTGCCCGATTTATTGGTGGTGCTCCACTGGTCGCCCATAATGCCTCGTTTGATCAACGCTTCTTAAAAAGTGAGTTTGCCCGTATCGGCGAATGCAAACCGCTTCGCTTCGGTTGCAGTATGCTGGTCGCGCGGCGACTTTATCCTGATGCGCCTAATCATAAACTGGCGACACTGGTGGCTTATAAGAATCTTCCCAGTCAGGGATTGTTTCACCGTGCCCTGGCTGATGCCGAAATGACAGCTCACCTGTGGATAGAGATGGAGCGTGAAGTCTGCCGCCGCTGTCAGGTTGAGGCGGTCCCTTTTGAAATTTTAAGAGGCCTGGGCAAGGTGCCACCGAAAAAAATTGCGGCTCATCTTGAAAAGCTTCTTCCATTGCAATCAGGGAGTCTTATGCTTTCATAA